The Bdellovibrio sp. NC01 genome includes the window CAGTTCGCAAGAAGAAGCAAACCAAACAGCACACGAACCGCTGCCACGGATTGAACTGGCACGGGTTTAAAGAAAAATTCGCGAACGGAATTAACGATTGATGTTAGCTTCATATTTCACCTTCTGAGGTTCTGTCGGAATGAAATGGAAAACAGCTTCAGTTTGATATTCTGTGCTCATTTGCCCATGCGGAATAAATTTTTCTTGTGGCGGCTTCACGATATTGAAATGACGATAGAATTGAAGCTCTTTGATTTCGCGATGTTTACCCTGGTTTTCAAGGTTCACAACTTCACGAGCAACAAAGCGAGACATATCGAACCACACTTCCGATTTTTCCATCGGAACTAAATTTTCTTGCGAATATTTGCGGAAGCGTTCGCCACCTAAAAGTTTTTCCCATGAAGGCATGCGTGACGGGCGAGGAAACGTCCAACGTTCCTTAGAGCCGTCTTTGAATGTGATCTCGGCATCAAGATACGCATTCACGTTCGCCGGATTCGGAGCAAACATGCTCCACATCTGATCCAGAGCGAAGAACGTCTGATATCGCCAGAGAACATTTAAAATATTATCTCCCACGGCACTTCTATCTGGAAGAGATGCCGTCGCCATCAACACGACATTGAGTGTGATGAATAAAGAGATCGCGACAAATTTCACTTTATGAAAAAGTTTGACCACCATAAATACCCCTTGAATGTTGGCTAACATCCGAAGGAATCTAGTAAACACTTAGTGATCTGTGCAACGACGAAGACGACAAGAAGAATTAAACTTCATCCACCAATCTTTCCCATCCTTAATCTGCGCGTGAATTTCAAAAAAAAGCCCCGCAAAATCTGCGAGGCTTTCAAACTTTCAATTAATTGCGATTCAGAAACTATTTTTTCTTTTTCGCTTCTTTCACTTCAACGGTCTTCGCAGTCATTGTGTACTCGATAGTAACTTTTTCACCAACTTTCAAATCGCCAGTTACTTTCGTATCTGCAGCTCTATCGATTTCCCATTTATCTTTGCCTTTTTCGACAACGATTTTTGAATCAGTTACTTCCAAAACTGGTCCCGTTACTTGATAAGTCTTTGCAGCAAAGCTGAAAGATGCCATCAACATCGTTGCGATGAATACCAATGCTTTCATTGTAAAACTCCCTTTTTAAAGTAGCTCTATCAAAACAAAAACCTAAGGCCTTGTCGATTCAATATTGTTTGCTAGGCAGCATGTCTAAGGAATGTACAGGTGCCTTTTTAGGGCGCCGATTCTTAGCTTATGGAACTTCCAGCTTTAATTAATTGTACGAACGATCGCCCTTTTCCTGGCACGCGCTTTGTAAATTCCCCGGAACAGTTACAGGCACGTCAATGCGAGAGAGGATAAGATGAAGCGATCTTTAAAAATTTTAAGCATTATCACAGTGATTTTCTTTAATATCGCGGCCCATGCCGAAAGCATCGCCGATAAAAAAATCAATGGCGTACGCTTGTATGATGTTTTTAAAAATCAAGGCATTTCAGAAACAGCTCTGCAACGTGCTCTTGAATTCATGGATAATAACGCAGGCAAAACCGTGCGTGTAAAAGCAAAGGTTCGTCCTGCCGAAGGTGAAGCTTACATGACGGACAAGGCTTTCGCGGTTCAATCTAAGAACCTTGCGATCATTGACTTCTCTTTACCTTCAGACCAGCGCCGCTTGTTCGTTATGAACTTGGAAACTGGTGTTGTGAATAAGTATTTCGTTGCGCACGGTAAAGGTTCGGGCGTTCGTTTAGCGACTAAATTCTCTAACCTTGATGGTTCAAAAATGTCTTCGCTAGGTTTCTATCTTGCGGGCTCTGTTTATTACGGCGGTCATGGCGAATCTTTGAACCTTCATGGTCTTGAGAAATCAAATGACCAAGCAGCTTCTCGCGATATCGTTATGCACGGTGCGAACTATGTGTCTCAAGACTTCGTAGATTCCAGCGGTCGTTTGGGTCGTAGCTGGGGCTGCCCAGCCGTTTCACCAGCGATCATTAAAAAGATGATTCCACTCTTTAAAGAAGGTGGCGTGATTTACGCCTACCAAAAAGACTTGATGACGTCGACTCAATCAACTCCGACATTGCAAGAAGTAAAAGCGGATCAACCAGACGAAGCTGACGTAGATTTGCCAAATGAAGAAGAAGACTTCCAGGCTAAGAAATAACAACTCATAACGGGACCGTGGTCCCTCAATGAAAAAGGGACCTTGCGGTCCCTTTTTTTATGTTCTTTTGTAATCGTCTTGATAGCGAACGATATCGTCTTCGCCGAAGTAAGTTCCCAATTGAACCTCCACGAATTCTAACATTTCGTCCGTATTGTTACGCATACGGTGTTTCGCACCCAATGGAATGTGAATGTGCGTTCCCGCTTTCACCGGAATGATTTGGTCGTTAAGAACCACTTCACCCGCCCCACGCGTGATCGTCCAATGCTCTTCACGTTTCGCATGCGATTGATATGACAATTGCGCATGAGGATTCACGCGAATGACTTTTGATTTAAAGAAATCCGTATCTTTTAAGATTTCGAAATAGCCCCAAGGGCGGTATTCAAAGATATGCTCTTTTACTAACTTCGATTTTTGCTGAGTTAATGCCTCAACCACGTGGCGCACGTCCTGCGACATGCCTTTTTTCACCAACATCATCGCATCAGCCGTATCGATAACGATAACGTCATCCATACCGATCATTGAGTAGTGTTTTTTATTATCGCCAAAAACGAAATTATCCTGGCCTTTAACGTTCAAGATCTCGTGACCATCTTGCAAAGATGCAACAGCATCCCAAGAGCCCACGTCGCTCCAACCAAATTCCGCAGGAATACAAGTCAGCTCATCACCGCCAAGCTTTTCCATGATCGCGTAATCGATCGAAATGCTGACCACTTTAGAATAGATTTCTTCCAGGTTCGAAGCATCGGCCTTCAATGTTGAAACCAAGCTCCACATTTCAGGTTGATGTTTTGCAAACAAGCTCGCCATATGCGAAACCTTGAAAACAAAAATGCCGGCATTCCAGCTAAAACTTCCTTGCGACAAAAACTCTTTCGCTTTGTCCAAAGAAGGCTTTTCGTGGAATTTCACAACGGAATACGCTTTCAACGAGCCATTGTCTTTAACGCTGACCGCTTTTGTTTGAATATAACCATAACCCGTTTCTGGATAAGACGGCGTGATACCTAATGTGACCACCTTATTTTCCTGAGCCACCGTTTCAGCGAACTTCACCACGTCCAAAAACGCAGCTTCTTTCGTGATCAAATGATCTGAAGGAAAAATCGCAACAACTTCATTGCCTTTATTTTGCGCAAGCAAAAGCTGACACAAAACCGCAATCGCCGGAGCCGTATTTTTGCCCACCGGTTCATAAACCGTGCGCACAGACTCTGCCTTATTGTCTTTCAAATTTAGCTCTGTCAAAGTTTGCAAAGCTTTAGACGTCACGATCCACGGAGTCCCCAAACGCAAGCTTCTTTGCAACGTTAAAGTCTGCAAAGGCTTATCGAAGATCTCGCAAAATTGTTTTGGCATCTGCTGGCGAGAAACCGGCCACAAGCGTGTCCCGCTCCCCCCAGACAAAATTACTGGAATCACAAATTCCTCCATCGGAACCAAACTTTATAGCACTAAACAGCCAATCTGCGTATTTTTCATCTGAAATGGCTCAAGTGGTCAAAGGCCCTGGCGCCTCCATTTCGCAGTAGAGTTCGCCCTTCTTTTTAGGTATGAAAGAGTCATGATCAAGCACACCAAAAAATTCCTCATGCAAGCTCTTAAAATCCTGTTTTCAGCGGGGATTATTTATTGGTTGGTGTCTTCAGGGAAATTGAATTTCTCGGCATTGCGCGCGCTTCTTTCGCCGGGTCCAGCGGCACTTGCTTTGGGGCTCGTTGCTTTGAATCTTTTCTTTGCCAGCGAACGTTGGCGCATTCTTATAAAGTCGCAACACATGAAAGCCAGCTCATGGCCTGTGTTTAAGCTGAGCTTAATCGGAACATTCTTCAACTTTGCAATGCCTGGCGGAGTCGGTGGCGACGTGATCAAAGCCTACTACTTCAATCGCCAAAATCCTGGCAGCAAAGTCGTTGCGGTCACGAGCGTATTGATGGACCGTGTGATCGGTTTATTTTCAATGGTTCTTATGGCCTTGCTGGTGATGGTCTACGATATGGATCATATCACTCACGTCCCAAGCTTGATGACGTTGTTCTGGTTCATTCTTGCGTTGTTCATCGTGTTCGCTGTCGCTTTGGCATTAATTTTCTCTAGCGTTCTTTATCGCAAAGAGATTCTTAAAAAGATCATTAAAAAACTGCCGTTATCCGAAAAGTTCATGAAACTTTACGAAAGCATGCACTTGTACGGTAAACACGGTGGACGAATCCTTGCAGTTATTTTCTTAAGCTTGATTGCACAAACATGTTCAATCTTGTTCTTGTACCTAGTGGGCATGATGGCCGGATACGACGATGTGCACTTGAAAACTTATTTCCTGGTTGCACCATTGGGCTTTATGGCAACTGCTATTCCCATCTCTCCTGCTGGAGTAGGCGTTGGCCAAGCAGCTTTCTATTTCTTGTTTAATATTTACAACGGCAAGACAACAGATCTAGGCCCGACCACAATCACAGCCTTCCAAGTAGGAACATTCCTCATGAGTCTTCTTGGGGCCTTCTTCTATATGCGCTTCAAAGGCCACGAACACGCGGAACAAATCGAAGTCGCATAATAAACGGCTTTAGATCTTTAAATCGGCGAATTTCTGAAGCACTTGAAAGTGCAAAGTAGGCTGCGAGTTTTGATACTGACGAAGAGTCGCCTCTTCCTTTGCAAATTTTTCTGAATGGAATAGATAAAGCTTTTTAACGCCAGCAGCATGAGCCGCAATCAAATCAGTTGCGCTATCGCCCACCATGAATGATTCGTCCATCTTAACACGCAATTTTTCATGCACCAGCTGAAACATTCCCGCGCGAGGTTTGCGTAAACCGGCAAGCAAGCGTCCTTCAACCACAGCCTCGTTTTCAATGAATGAAGCCCATACACACTCATCAATCCAACAGCCCTGCTCTGCCAAAAGACTTAACATCTTCTGATGAACGGCCTTGTATTCAAGCCACGAAATGCGCCCGCGGCCTAAGCCCGATTGATTTGTAACCAACGCCACCCACATTCCCGCTTTGTGCGCACGTTGAATTAAATCAACCGCACCGGGAAGAAGTTCAACTTTTGCTGGATCATTATTGTAAGGCACATTACGAACAACGACGTCATCACGGTCCAAGAACAAGCAGCCCGCTTCTTGCGTGCGCAAATTCTCATGCAATGACTTCACCGCTGACATAGATTGAACGGCACCCTGAATGGCTTGCGCCCAATCCTGTGCAGATGCATTGGCCCAAAAGAAATCGATATTTTGTGAATCATCTTCTGCGCCCAAGAAAAGACGCTGCCCCTGTAGCACCGAATTCAAAGAAGAAAAGAAGTCTTTCTGATTTTCTAAAAGAACAACCAAATCCTGACTACGAGTTACAAAACGACGTGCTAAAAGATCATTAGCTGAGCGCACCACAAAGGGAATTGAATACTGACTCTGCAATGGCGCTAGCCATTCTTTAAAATTAGCAGGCGTTTGGTCTTCAATGAAAACCAAAACTCCACCAAGCTGCGCCGTATCTGCAATCAATCTTTCCCAAATGTGCATGAGAAAAGTATTACGACAAGTCACGTCTTCTGTCTTCTTTTTCGCTTGCCGCCATGCATTTTTATTCTAAACTTGAGGGAGTTTCTCGGAGGAACAACATCCATGACGTTAATTCTGAAACAGATATTTAATTTTTTGAAACTTCTGAACTCTGATACCGATACAACTCCCCTTGCATACGGTTTGTCCCTGGGTTTGATTTTAGGTTTTGCACCTTTCTTTTCAATCCAAACATTCATTGTCTTGATGATCATCTTCGTATTCAGAGTGCAACTTGGAGCCGCATTTCTATCTGCGTTCTTCTTTAAGTTCATCGCTTTCTTGTTCGACTACCCAGCACACTTGCTAGGTAAATCCGTGCTTGAAGCAGAGCCGCTTCGTCCACTGTTCGTCACAATGTACAACGTTCCGTTTGTGCCGATGACTCGTTTCAATAACAGCATCGTGATGGGTTCGATGATTGTATCAATCATTTTATTCCCGTTCGCCTTCTACGGTTTCAAAACAATGATCCGTGCCTATCGTGCAGCCGTCGTTGCGCGCTTTAAAGGAACGAAGTTCTGGAAAGCATTCACAGCGACGAAACTTTACAACTGGTACGTTAAGTACGATGAACTTTACGGATAGGACTGCAACATGAGCACAGACAACACAACGACACCTATCAAAAAGAAAAAAGGCATCATCCGATGGGGCGCCATCATTCCATTTGCGATCTTCTGCTTGATCGTGGGACTTTATTTCCATTTCTTCTTCGACACTCACTTACGCAAAGCTATGGAGTGGGCTGGTTACAAAGCCCTTGGTGCTGAAGTTAACATCGCTGACGTCGACACAAGCTTCTTCAATGCCAGCATCAGCATCAAAGGCATCGAGCTGACGGATTCTGAAAAACCAGAATTCGATTCCGTCAAAATTGGCGACGTTCGTTTCGGCATGTTATGGGACGCCTTATTGCGCGTGAAATTCGTGATCAACGAAGCCGCGATTGAACAAATCGAATTCGGTGTAAAACGTAAATATCCTGGCAAAGTAGCTCCTCCTCCAGCGGTATCGAATGAACCTGGTGTTCTTTCGACGGAAGGTGGCAAACTTAAATCGGATGCACAAAAAGAATTGGATGCTCGTTACGGCGATAATGTCTTTGGCGATTTGATCGCGATGTTAAGCGGAACAGATCCAAACGCCCAATTACAAAAGTTGCAAGAGTCATTGCCATCAAAAGCCATGATCGAAAAGTTCCAAAAAGATCTTGATGGTAAACAGAAGGATTGGGATGCCCGCCTTAAAACTTTGCCACAGGGTAAAGACATTCAATCTTTGTCGGATCGTCTGAACAAAATCCAATACAAAGACTTCAAGAACCCACAAGATCTTGCGAATTCTTTGCAGCAATTGAATGACGTGTATAAAGATGCCGAAGGCAAATACAAGCAAATCCAAGGCGTCACTGACGATCTTGGTAAAGACTTGAATGCAATGCAAGCGCAATACAAAGAGATCGAAAAGCAAGTTCAAGTCGACGTGAAATCTCTTGAACAACATTTCAAAATTCCACAACTAGATGCAAAAGCACTCACGTTAGCTGTATTCAATCGTTACCTTGCTCCGTATAAGGCGAAGTTCTATCGCTATAAAGACTTAGCGGAAAAATATCTTCCACCGAAGTATCTGAAAAAAGGTAAAGAGAAAACTGACGACGACGACGTTGCAATTCAACCGCATCCTCGCGAAAAAGGTATCACGTACGAATTCGGTCGTCCGAACTCTTATCCAATGTTCTGGGTGAAACGCGCAGGCATCAGCTCTCAAGCGGGCTTGTCGCCAAATGCCGGCAACATCAAAGGTGAAATCCTAGACATCACTTCAAATCAACGCCTTATCGGTAAACCAACGGTTGCGACTCTGGCAGGTGATTTCCCAGGCATGAGTATCTTTGGCTTCTTAGCGAAGTTGACTTTGGATAATCGCAAAGACGATTCTGTCATCGATTACCTAGTCAAAGTGGATTCGTACGCGATCGAAGGCAAAGAGCTGGTGCAGTCCCCTGACGTGCATATCGCTTTCAAAAAAGCGACTGGCACTTTAGCGATTCAAGGTAACTTGATTGCATTAAAAAATCTTTCTGTGAACATGGACAATAAATTCCAGAAGATCGATTACGACGTCTCATCAAAGAACAACATCGCGGACTCTATCTTGAAAGCCGTCTTCGCTGGCATTCCAGTGGTGACATTGTCAGCGCAAGGCCAAGGGGTTCTTCCGAAAGTAGATCTGTCAGTGAATTCAAATTTAGGCCCAGAGCTACAAAAAGGATTTGAAAAACAAATCCAAGCGAAGATCGATGAAGCTCGTCAAAAAATTCAAGCTTATGTAGATCAAGAGATCGGCAAACAAAAAGCGCAAGTCGAAGCAGAGATTAATAAGTACAAATCGCAATTCGACGGCGAAGTAAAGAAAGCCCAAGCCCAGCTAGACGCGCAGAAAAAGCAAGTGGATGACAAAATCAACACAGCTAAGAAAGATGCCGAAAACCAAGGCAAGAAACACTTAGAAAAAGAAGGCCAAAAAGCCCTCGACGAACTAAAAAAGAAATTCGGCTTCTAAATTTCAAAATCCACAAAAGCTGCGCTTCAAAACCGCAGCTTTTTTTTCATCTACTTTCATTCAAATTCGCTTTTTATTTTCTCTCTTCAGAATTTCTTGAAGAAAACTGTGTGCAAAAAAGTTTGCCGATTTTTTTCACTCGGAAAAATTCTTTCGACTCTCAAATTTCAAGAAGCTTTGAGTTCTGTCGATGCCCTTTACAGGACCTGTCTAATTATTCAGCACAATCTGCAACTTATTGTTTTTATTAATCTTTTTTCCTCACATTCGCGGTCAACCTCTTTATTTTTATGGGCGCATCACGATAACATCATGGTGAGGTGTGAAGTATGGAAAGGACTCTGTTTAAAAAATTAGTGTTAGCCACTGCGATCACTTCGCTATGTTCTGCTTGTGCAAAGATGAATTTCACCCCAGTTGAAACGAACAGTGAATCTTCTGTGGCGCCAAGCAAGACAGTCAACGTCTCTCAAACAGTTGCTTACGGTAACAAGCAAGTCGACTTCTTAATCGTCTTCGACGATTCAAACTCCATGCTTCCTGACCTTAAGAAACTTGCAGCGGGCCTTGGCGCTTTCACGGCGTCACTAGAATCCAGCGACATCGACTGGCAAATGTGTATGACGACGACAAGAACCGTCACAACGGCCGGTATCCCTGCCTGGGGCCTTTCATATGACTGGGTCGGTTACACTCCAACATCAGGAACGCCAGCGCATCTTTTAAAAAGAGGCACCGCAAATCTCGATAATATTTTTGTGAATACCGTGAATGCGATGACAATTGGTGGTGCGGGATCTGGCGACGAGCGCGGGATCAAAGCAGCCCTCGAACACTTTAAGTCCGGAGCCTTAGCAAACACATCAGGCAACGGCTGTTACCGTCCTGGAGCCGCGCTATCAGTGATTATCGTATCGAACGAAGACGAACGCTCTGTGGGCGGCGATCAAAGCAAAGTAAAACCAACAGACGCTGATGGCAGTTATATCCCTCTTGAAGCTGGCGACCTGCCAGTCAATATGATCGCGCAAGCTCAATCAAGTTTTGGCGACGACGTGCGCTTTACGTTTAACTCGATCATTGTGAAACCAGGCGATTCTTCGTGTGAAGCGACTCAAGACGCGAGCGGTACATCACCAAGCCATCAAGGCACGATCTACGCGCAAGCCTCTAACATGACAGAAGGCGGAATTGGCAGCATCTGCGATGCCAACTTCACCAACAACTTAAACACGTTCAAAGACAAAATTGTAAACTCGATGTCGCATTTAACTTTGCAGTGCGAGCCAGAGCCAAGCACTGTGCATGTGTTCATCAACTCTCAAGAGTTCACAGACTTCACGGTTAACGGCGACGTCTTGAAATTCAAATCACCACTCGTTGAAGGCACAAAAATCGATTTGAAATTTGATTGTAAATAAAAAAGTCTCATCCCAGCCAACTCACGGCCGAGTTGGTTCTATCTTCAAATGAACGCCAACCTCGCCAGAAATTTGATACAAAAAAAGAGTGATGTCTCCACCACTCTTTTTTTATTATACACAAAATTTAAAATCGAATTTCAGTCTGTCGCAATTTCCAACTTATCTATTTGCCAGACGCTTATCCGCTCACAAGGATTCTCCGCAAATACGGATTCGCTCCCCATCGGAAATTGGCAATCTTGCGAGTGCTACTTAAGCAAAGTCTTCATGTAAGCGATTGAATCTTCATTGTACCAATTGATCGAGCCCACGAGCTTCTTCGCAAGTTTATGATCTTTTGAAAGCACCATCGACTCTGGCAAACGAGCCACATCAAACATTTTCATTTTAGAACGATCTTGATCGTAGACGATTTTAATATTCTCGCCTTTTAGCTCTGGGAACGATTTCAAAAAGATATTGATGTCTTCAACACTGCTATCACCAGAGATCGCAATCAGTTGAACATCCCCTTTGAACTCTTTCACAAGCTTGATCAGTGAAGGAACTTCTTCCACACAAGGTCCACACCATGACGCCCAGAAGTTCAAAATCACAACTTTGCCTTTAAGTGACTCAAGATCAAACTTCTCACCCGACAAAGTCTCTGCAGAAAAGTTGGGTACACCATTCTTCTCCATAGACTCTACCGTAGCCATGGCCGTTGGGGCTTCTTGCACCTTAGGCAGAAAGAAATAATTGAAACCAAGGACGGCTAGAACACCAAGAACGACAACAAGTGCGAATGCTTTAAGATGCTGTTTCATACAGACTATATACCTCAGAAAATCAAAAAATCCTAAGACAGGATTCGTACGCCAGCCCGCAAGACTTCCTTCGATTCCACCCGCAGGCTTTACCAACGATGCCCAAAAATAAAAAAGCCCAAGAGTTCGTCTTGGGCTTTTATTTGAAATCTATTTTTCAGAGTTCAGACTGTTTGCACTTCGACTTCATCGAAGTGAAAACTAGCGAGCTGTTGCTCTTGCTTTTTTCTGAGCTTTTTTAACAGTTTTCTTTTTAGCTGCTACTAGTTTAGTAGAAGCTTTTTTCGCTTTAGAAGCTGCTTTTGGAGCCGCTTTTTCAGCTTTAGCTGTTTCGTTAGCTGTAGTTTTCGCTTCGAAATCGTAGTCTACGAATTCAAGGAACGCCATCTCAGCAGTGTCACCAGGACGACGGCCGATTTTGATGATACGAGTGTAACCACCTGGGCGAGTTTTGAAACGTGGAGCAAGATCTTTTACGATAGTGCTAACAACTTCTTGATTTGGGTAGCGAGACAACAACAAACGAGTTGTAGCCAAGTCACCTTTTTTACCAAGAGTGATTGCTTTTTCTACGTGACGGCGAATTTCTTTAGCGCGATCAACAGTTGTAGTGATACGACCGTGTTCAACTAGAGAGTTAACCAAGCCTCTGATCAAAGCTTTACGAGGGCCAGATTTACGATCGAAATGTTTTACTCTTCTTCTGTGTGAGCTCATTTTATACTCCGTTAAGAACGTGTGGACCGTGTTAGGTATCCAGACGGTAGAGCACTCAAGCTTAATTGCTCAGTGCTACTTTTTCGAATCCCAGGACCGAAATCCCAAGATCGCGGGCTTCAGGCATCCACCTTAACAGCCTCCCTTGCGAGAGGCCGTTGCCCAATCACCTTACGTGGTGATTACTGTGCGCTTTCTCTCTTTTGAGGAGGTTGAGAAGGATCCCAACCTGGAGGTGGCCAGCCTTCGATTTTCATACCGAGGCCAAGTCCCATCTCACCCAAGATCTCTTTGATCTCGTTAAGAGATTTACGTCCAAAGTTTTTAGTTTTAAGCATCTCTGCTTCAGAACGAACAACCAACTCACCAATGTAGCGGATGTTAGCGTTTTTCAAGCAGTTCGCTGAACGAACAGAAAGTTCTAGATCGTCAACAGAACGGAACAAGTTCTCATTCAATGAAGGAGAGCCCAATTCACGAGATTCTTCAGCTGGTTCCATCATTTCATCGAAAGTTAGGAAGATCTGAAGTTGTTCTTTCATGATTTTAGATGAAAGAGCTACAGATTCTTCTGGTTTCAATGAGCCGTCTGTCCATACTTCCAAAGTCAAAGCATCGTAGTCAGTTCTTTGACCAACGCGTGCATTTGAAACATTGTAGTTAACTTTACGGATTGGGCTGTAAAGAGCGTCAACACCGATAAAGCCAACTGGAAGATCAGTTTCTCTGTTTTCAACTGGAACGTATCCGCGACCGAAATTAACAATAATTTCAGCTGCGAAGTTCGCATTTGCACCCAAAGTCGCGATGTGAAGATCTGGGTTCAAAACTTCGATCTTATCTGACGTTTGGATATCCGCTGCAGTTACTTTGCCTGGACCTTTTTTGTTGATCTTCAAAGTCAAAGCATCAGCAGTGTACTGTTTGAAACGAACTTCTTTAAGGTTCAAGATGATGTCAGTTACATCCTCTAGAACGTCCGGGATCGTAGTGAACTCGTGCAAAACGCCTTCGAATTTCACCGCAGTAATTGCAGAACCCATCATTGAACTAAGAAGAATTCTTCTTAGGGAGTTACCAAGAGTAACACCAAAGCCTCTTTCGAGGGGACGGATAATGAATTTTGCGTAGTCATCACGAAGAGTGTCACGATCAATTTCGAATCCCTTCGGCTTGATCATCTCTCTCCAAAACTTATAATAATGCTCTTGCATGGATCCCCCGAGAGGTTAAATTATCTTGAGTAGTATTCAACGATCATGTTTTCTTCAACTGCAACTGTTACGTCTTCACGGTTTGGAAGATCTTTAACAGTACCTTTGAAGGCGCCATGATCAGCTTCAAGCCATGCTGGTACTGAACGTCTAGCTACAGATTGAATTGCAGCTTGAACTTTCGTAACTTCACGGCTCTTCTCAGCAACTTGAATAACGTCACCCTTGTTAACAAGGATGCTTGGAATGTTTGCTCTTTTACCATTCAACAAGAAATGGTTGTGTTTAACAAGCTGTCTTGCTTCGCGACGAGAATTCGCGAAACCCAAAGAGTAAACAACGTTATCAAATCTTAGCTCAAGATTTCTAAGAAGCTCTGTACCAGTCAATCCTTTTGAACGGTTGGCTTCTTGAACATACTTTACGAATTGTTTCTCGGAAACACCGTAATATCTTTTAGTTTTTTGTTTTTCACGCAATTGAAGTGCAAATTCAGAGAACTTCAAACGAGATTGACCATGTTGTCCTGGAGGATAAGGTCTTCTTTCGAAAGAACACTTATCAGTGTAACAACGGTCACCCTTCAAGAAAAGTTTCACGTTTTCGC containing:
- the rplQ gene encoding 50S ribosomal protein L17 gives rise to the protein MSSHRRRVKHFDRKSGPRKALIRGLVNSLVEHGRITTTVDRAKEIRRHVEKAITLGKKGDLATTRLLLSRYPNQEVVSTIVKDLAPRFKTRPGGYTRIIKIGRRPGDTAEMAFLEFVDYDFEAKTTANETAKAEKAAPKAASKAKKASTKLVAAKKKTVKKAQKKARATAR
- a CDS encoding DNA-directed RNA polymerase subunit alpha; this translates as MQEHYYKFWREMIKPKGFEIDRDTLRDDYAKFIIRPLERGFGVTLGNSLRRILLSSMMGSAITAVKFEGVLHEFTTIPDVLEDVTDIILNLKEVRFKQYTADALTLKINKKGPGKVTAADIQTSDKIEVLNPDLHIATLGANANFAAEIIVNFGRGYVPVENRETDLPVGFIGVDALYSPIRKVNYNVSNARVGQRTDYDALTLEVWTDGSLKPEESVALSSKIMKEQLQIFLTFDEMMEPAEESRELGSPSLNENLFRSVDDLELSVRSANCLKNANIRYIGELVVRSEAEMLKTKNFGRKSLNEIKEILGEMGLGLGMKIEGWPPPGWDPSQPPQKRESAQ
- the rpsD gene encoding 30S ribosomal protein S4 — encoded protein: MSCINESVCKLCRRENVKLFLKGDRCYTDKCSFERRPYPPGQHGQSRLKFSEFALQLREKQKTKRYYGVSEKQFVKYVQEANRSKGLTGTELLRNLELRFDNVVYSLGFANSRREARQLVKHNHFLLNGKRANIPSILVNKGDVIQVAEKSREVTKVQAAIQSVARRSVPAWLEADHGAFKGTVKDLPNREDVTVAVEENMIVEYYSR